In Apostichopus japonicus isolate 1M-3 chromosome 3, ASM3797524v1, whole genome shotgun sequence, a single genomic region encodes these proteins:
- the LOC139965566 gene encoding uncharacterized protein isoform X2: MYNQLLREGPCETYEERRVNLLKSQVIQLERQIMLDMEALSKRSMVILEVENILERITEQFRDLLGSETPGPKVTIERSQLTRLIEDTEGARRRLYRSVETSDTKHLAQPALFMGEFLKPIRSDQSEISLLDVCRGHTDHLNLRHVSKLESKLFSLLKKLLVLQHDLTTAPSSTSAVSLPAAKILQDRSESLLATTLPLLAECCQNLMELSLLVPAAPWPALRKSIHPEITSESVLSALPSFPRSKQKQALAVVDALLKANNYSREVAKLEYKACSEELRFHQDVYDLHMEYTRAIFDALKESYQIFEKDMKDSICMPLLDILAKFNTLKDSSSEEALKSFLSSFKDHADELQDCANSMQTVSDGSSHETNPGIDGLSAYGEDFFKRVGLLIAKYSKMRKELLEKVEEAKKLGDLQLEDTLGVVTPNGANV; this comes from the exons ATGTATAACCAACTCCTTCGTGAAGGACCCTGCGAGACATATGAAGAAAGAAGAGTTAATCTGTTGAAGTCTCAAGTTATTCAGCTTGAAAGACAG ATTATGCTGGATATGGAAGCACTCAGCAAAAGAAGTATGGTCATCTTAGAGGTGGaaaatattttagaaagaaTCACTGAACAATTCAG GGACTTGCTGGGGTCTGAAACACCAGGACCTAAGGTTACAATTGAACGGTCCCAGTTGACCAGACTCATCGAGGATACAGAGGGGGCAAGACGAAGACTATATAGGAGTGTCGAG ACTAGTGATACCAAACATCTGGCACAACCAGCTCTGTTCATGGGTGAATTCTTAAAACCGATCCGTTCAGACCAAAGTGAAATAAGCCTCTTGGATGTTTGCCGTGGACACACAGATCACCTTAATCTGAGGCATGTG AGTAAATTAGAGTCCAAGCTGTTTTCCCTGCTCAAGAAGCTTCTTGTTCTTCAACATGATCTAACAACTGCTCCATCCTCCACAAGTGCTGTCAGCCTCCCAGCTGCAAAAATCTTACAGGATAGGTCAGAGTCTTTGCTCGCTACAACCCTGCCTCTATTGGCTGAATGCTGTCAAAATCTCATGGAACTATCTTTACTAGTTCCTGCTGCACCATGG CCTGCTCTCAGGAAGAGCATCCATCCCGAGATTACATCAGAGAGTGTTCTCTCCGCCTTACCATCCTTTCCTCGAAGCAAACAGAAACAG GCACTTGCTGTTGTAGATGCTCTTCTGAAGGCCAATAATTATTCCAGAGAAGTTGCTAAGTTGGAg TACAAGGCATGTTCTGAGGAACTAAGATTTCATCAGGACGTCTATGATTTACATATGGAATACACTCGTGCAATATTTGATGCCTTGAA GGAATCTtaccaaatatttgaaaaagataTGAAGGATTCTATATGCATGCCCCTGCTAG ATATTTTAGCCAAATTTAACACCTTAAAGGACAGTTCCTCGGAGGAGGCCCTCAAGTCTTTCCTTTCATCTTTCAAAGATCATGCTGACGAG TTGCAAGATTGTGCAAACTCAATGCAAACAGTCAGTGATGGTAGTAGTCATGAAACCAACCCGGGAATCGACGGTCTCTCTGCCTACGGTGAAGACTTTTTCAAGAGAGTCGGATTGTTAATTGCCAAGTATTCCAAAATGAGGAAAGAGCTGCTGGAAAAAGTCGAGGAAGCAAAGAAACTCGGAGATCTTCAGCTGGAGGACACCCTTGGGGTAGTTACACCTAATGGTGCAAA